The region GGCCGGCCGTGTGGCGGTGGGTGTACTGGGGACACACGGCAAGACCAGTACGGCGGGGATGCTGGCGTTCCTGCTCGGAAGCATGGGGCAGGAGCCGTCGTACGTGGTCGGTGGAGACCTCGATGTGCCGGGCAGTGGCGGTTACGCGGGCAAGGGGGGCATCTTCGTCGCCGAGGTCGACGAGTCGGACCGCTCCCACATCGGCGTGAGGATGAGCGTGGCGGTGCTCACGAACATCGGGCACGACCACCCGGAGAACTACGCGGCGCAGGGCGACCACGTCGACGCCTACGAGCAGTGTGTACGGATCGGTCTGGACGTGCACGGCACGCTGGTGCTGAGCGCCGACGATCCCGGCTGCCGTGAACTCGCTTCCCGGCTGGCCCTGCGGGGGGACGGGCCCAGGACCGTGACGTTCGGGCTCTCGTCGTCGGCGGACTGGCGTCTGAGCGAGGCGGCCAGTTCGGGCGGGCGCACCACGGCGGTGCTGTGCGGTCCGGGGGGTCGGGAGTTCGATCTCGTGCTGCGGGTGCCCGGCGTTCACCAGCTCCTGAACGCCGCCGCGGCCGTCGCCACCCTGCACACCCTGGGCCAGGAGTGTGACCTGGCGGTGGAGCAGCTGGCCTGCTTCAACGGCGTGCAGCGGCGTATGACGCTGTCCGGTGAGGCGGCCGGGGTGCTGGTCTTCGACTCCTACGCCCACCACCCCGACGAGGTGAGTGTGGATCTCGCCGCCGCGCGTTCCGTGGTCGAGGGGGACGGCCGGGTGATCGTGGTGTTCCAGCCGTCCGGACAGGCCCGGCTGGACGCGTTCGGCGGCGCCTTCGCGAAGGCGCTGGCGGGCTGCGACAAGGTGGTGCTGACGGACAGCCCCCAGGGCGTCAGCGCGGGGGCGCTGGAGACGCTGGCCGCCCGCATCAACGAGACGGGCGGCCGCGCGTGGCATGTGGTGCCGAACCGGGACCAGGCCATGGTGTCCGCGGCCGATGAGGCGCGGTCGGGTGACGTGGTCGTCCTGATGGGGACCGGTGACATCGTCGAGCAGGGGCCGCTGCTGCGGGCCGCGCTCGACGAGCTGGCCCCCGCAGCAGCCTAGACGCCCGAGGTGTTCGGTTGCAGCAGAGCGTCGGCGAGCTGCTGCAACTGGACTCCCCGGCTGGCCTTGACCAGGACGACGTCGCCGGAGCGGAGGGTGTTGCGCAGCAGGTCCAGGGCGGTGTCCTGGTCGGGCAGGTGGACGGCCTTCCCACCGATGCCGCGCACGCCGTCGTGCATCCATCCGGCCTCGTCCCCTCCCACCAGGATGATCTGGTCCAGGTCTCGTTCGGCGGCGTGGCGGCCGATCTCCTCGTGCGCGGTGCGGGCGTCGTCGCCGAGTTCGTTCATCCGGCCCAGGACGGCGATGGAGCGTTGGTCGCGTCCGCCGGTCATGGAGGCGAGCGCGTTCAGGGAGTGGCGCATCGAGTGGGGGTTGGCGTTGTAGGTGTCGTTGACGATCGTGACGCCGTCAGCCCGGGTGGTCGTCTCCATCCGCCACCGGGAACGCGGAAGGGCCTCGGACAGGCGTGCGGCGCTCTCTTGCACGCTGAGTCCGGCTTCGCGGGCGACGGCGGCGGCGGCCAGGCTGTTGGGAACCTGCACGTCGCCGACGAACTGGAGCTGGACGCGGGCGCTGCCCTCGGGAGTGGCGAGGGTGTAGGAGGCCCGGCCCTGCCCGTCGATGGTCACATCGACGGCGCGGACAGTGGCCTCCTCGCTCAGCCCGTACGTGACGACCCTGCCCCGGGCGCGCAGGCGGATGGCTTCGACGAAGTCGTCGTCGGCGTTCAGGACGGCGAGCCCGTCCGGCTGGAGTGCTTCGACGATCTCGCCCTTGGCCTGGGCGATGTTCTCCCGGCCGCCGAACTCTCCGACGTGCGCGGTACCGACGTTGGTGATGACGCTGATGTCCGGCGGGGCGATGTGGGTGAGGTCCCTGATGTCGCCGATGTGGCGGGCCCCCATCTCCAGAACAAGGTAGTCGGTGTTCTTGTCGCCCATGGTGATGGTCAGCGGCAGACCGATCTCGTTGTTGAAGGACTGCGGGGTGGAGACCACGGTGCCGGGCAGCACCTGAGCGATGAAGTCCTTGGTGCTCGTCTTGCCGGCCGAGCCGGTGATGGCCACCACCTTGGCGGTGGCCAGGGGGTCGTGGAGGAGGGCGCGGCCGAGGCGTCCGAACGCGGTCAGGACGTCGTCGACGACGATCGCGGGGAAGCCGACGGGCCGGGTGACGAGGGCCGCGACAGCACCGTTGGCGATGGCGGCGTCGACGTAGTCGTGGCCATCGGTGTGCTCGCCCTTCAGCGCGATGAACAAGGCTCCGGGGACGGCCTCGCGGGAGTCGAACTGGGCGGGCTGAGTGACCTGGGCCGCGCGGTCGAGGACGTCGGCGAGCCGGCCGCCGACGACGGCAGCGATGCTGGTCAAGGACATGGGATGCAACGTGATTCTCCCTGCTCAGGTGATGGATTGGGACGCTACCGGGCGGACCGCCGAGGTCCGGGCAGCCGGAGGTCGGACGGTGCGGCGCAGATCGAGAGAAACACCGCGTCCGGCGAAGAAGTCGCCGAAGCGGTCCAGGGACATGACCGGGGCCAGGGCCTGGGGGGTGTGTCCGCTCGGGTTGCGGAAGACGACCTGTCCCTCCGTGTGGCCGATGGCCAGGACGAGGTGGCCTCCGCGCCGCTCGGGGTCGTGTTCGGGCCGGCGGATCTCCTTGGAGACGGAGGCCATCACCATGTACCCCTCGTCCAGGAGCGCGGCGAGGCCGCCGAGATCCAGCTCGGGATGCACGGTAGCCGGGAGGCGGTACGTGTCCTCCACAAACTCGACGAACGGCCGGTAGATCAGCCCCTTGACCGTCCCGTCGTCCTGCCGGACGTAGGCGCCGAAGTGACGGGCCCCGGCAAGGAGTTCGAAAAGACCGGGGGCGCAGCCGTCGCGGTGCAGGAGCGCCATGCGCAGGCAGGCCATGCCGCACATGTGCCGGCACCATCGGCCGTAGATGTTCTGGGACGGTGCTCCGGTGCTCTGCCAGGCGGGATCGTGGGCCGGGTCGTGCCCGTCGTAGGCGATGGGGCCGATCAGGTCGGCGCTGGCGTACTGGGTGACGGGCTCCACCGGGTCGTGGACGAGGCCGGGGGCAGGTGTTTCAGTGCAGCACGGCGGCGGCATGGGGCAGGGTCTCCCATCGGGTCAGGGCAGTGTCTACCTGGGTTTTGTAGGTGTTCCAGTCGACGTTGCCGCCGGAAACGACAACGCCGATCGGACCGTCGGGCACACGGTCGACGGCGTGCAGCAGACCGGCGAAGGCGACGGCCCCGGAGGGCTCGACAACGAGGCGGAAGAGGCGCCACAGGTGCGCCATGGCCTCAGATATCGCCTCCTCGGGGACGGTGACGACACCGGCAAGGAGTCGCTGGTTGATGTGGAAAGGGATGCGGGCGGGCTCGGTGTGGCCGAGACCGTCGGCGATCGTGCGCGGCGGCGCGATGGAGATCCGGCGGCCCGCGCTCAGGGAGCGTCGTGTGTCATCGGCGGCGGCCGGTTCGACTCCGAAGACACGAAGACCCGGGTTGTGGGCGCTCGCCGCGAGCGCGGTACCGGCCGCGAGCCCGCCCCCGCCCACCGGTACAACGAGCGCGGTCAGGTCGGGGAGTTCCTGGAGCATCTCCCAGCCGACGGTGCCGGCCCCGGCGATGACGTGTTCGTCGTTCGCGGACGGCACGATCGTCAGACCGCCGCGGGCGGCGATCTCGTGGACCAGCGCGTCACGGCGCCCGGAAAGCCGCCCGTAGGGGACGATGCGCGCGCCGAGGGCCTCGATCGACTGCCGTTTCACACGGGGCAGATCCTCCGGGACGACGACGGTGACCGGCACCTCAAGCCGGCGGGCGGCCAGCGCCAGAGCGGCGGCGTGATTGCCGGAGGAGGCACCCACCACGCCCCTCCGACGGGCCTCTACGTCCAGGAGCGCCAGGGCGTTGTATGCGCCGCGCAGCTTGAAACTGCCGGTGAGTTGCTGGTTTTCCGCCTTGACCCACACGGTGCGGCCGAGCAGCTCGTTGAGGACGGCCGAGGTGAGCACGGGCGTGCGGACGGCGATGCCGCGCAGGTTCTCCACGGCACCCAGGATCTGATGGATCGACATCGTCACGACGCTCTCCCGGTCCTCACGGACGCGTACGGCGGTCGATGTCCGCCCCGCGCAGGATGTGGGTCAGCAGCAGCTCGTAGGAGATCCCGCCGACGGTTGCCATCCGGGCCAGATTCCCGCCCTTTGACAGGCCCGGCAGTGTGTTGACCTCCAGCCACCAGGCGCTGCCGTCGTCGCCGACGACGAAGTCGTGGCGCGAGTACGAGTGGCAGCCCAGACTGCGGTGAGCGGTCACCGCCTGGTGCTCCAGGTCGGCGAGCGTGATGGGGCTGACCCGGGCCGGCCAGTGGTAGTCGCACGCGGCCGTACCGCGCTTCGCGGCGTAGGAGTAGACGCCGTTCGGCGTCCGGGCCTCCAGCACAGGCAGCACGTGCACAGCACCGCGCGCATCCTCCAGGACACCGACGCTCACCGAGCGCCCCTGATGGAAGACCTCGGCCATCATCTCCCCGTCGGCGACGTCCAGTTGCTCCAGGGCGAGGCTGAGACGCTCGACGGTGGTGGCGACCTGCACGCCGATCGAGCCGCCCTCACTGACCGGCTTGATCATCACCGGGAGGCCTCCCAGTAAATGGCTGACGCGCACGGCCTCGTCATCGGCGGCGGCCGTCGGGTCGATCCGGATTCCGCGGGGAACACAGACACCAGCGGCTGACGCCAGCGTCTTCGCGTGGAGCTTGTTCATGCCGATCGCGGAGGCCAGCACCCCCGATCCGGTGTAGGGAACGGACAGTGTTTCCAGCAGGCCTTGGAGACGTCCGTCTTCCGCACCACGGCCTGCGATGGCGAGGAACGCCTTCGCTGCATCACCAAGACCGTTGACCAGACCCCAGCCGGAGTCGACGAGGTCGATGACGTGCGCTTTGACTCCCATATCGGTCAGCGCATCGGCGACCGTTTTACCGGACAGCAGGGCGCGGTCTCGCTCGCGAGACCAGCCTCCGGTGATGACCGCGACGGGCATCCCGATCTCGTCGGCGTCAAGGGGGGTGATGTCCATGGTGGTCTCCGTCTTGTCCCTCGGTGAAAGTGCAAAGTGCCGGCGCGGAGATCTGAACGGCCCTGCCCGCGGCGACGGGGTGGGGCCGTGTTCCCGCCGCGCCGGACGTTTTAGGCGACGGTCGGGTCGGTGGGGCGGCGCTGTCCGCCACGCTTGCGCATGGTCACCTTGGCTTCCACGAGGGTGGTGTGGACGACTCCGTACGAGCGGGTCGTGCGCCAGGCGATGTCGCGGATCGAGCCGCCCCTGTAATACGCACGTGTCACGCACTTCGTGAACAGGGCAGCGGCGTCACCCTCAAGGCGTGTGCGGCGCGCGTAAGGGAGGGGCAACGGCTTCAGCTCCTGCACCCACGCGGGCTCTGCCTGTTCGGGGCTCGTGTCCGCTTCCGCGCGGGGGGCTGTGCCTCGCTCCGGGCCGATGAGCTCTTCAGCTCTCAAGATCTTCCTCACAGGTGTCGGTTGGGCCCTTCGCTCCCCGGGTCACCGTCCTGCCCAGGGAGCGAAGGGTGTTCATGAGTGAGCCCCGTCGCCGAGCGGGGAGTCAGGACACCGCTCGGCGACGAAGTATCGAGGCCGTGCACGGCATCGCGGGTTTCATCGGGCTGCCGTGCACGAGAGCGTTCAGGCGGCCGGTGATCTCGACCGGTCCTGCGCGGGCGGGACACCCGGGTCGGATGCAGCCGCCTCGGCAGAAGGCGGCTCCCGGTCAGAGAGCTCGGCGGCGGTCGTCACGCGGTGGTCTATCCATTGCACGAGGGCCGTCACGGGTATCGCGAGCAGGAGCCCGTAGATGACGGGAAGCAGCTGGGCGTGAGCGGCGCAGAGATCGAACGCGGCGTGGCCGGCCATGAGAGGGAGGAGGCGCCGGTAGCGCCGGAACAGCCAGACGCGGCCGATCGTGTAGAGGACCATGGCGAGGGCGGGGAGCCCGAAGTAGGCGTGCAGCATCACCTCGATCACGCAGACCAGGGTGTAGACCTCCCAGGCAGGTCTGCGGATGGCGGTGAGCAGGGCTGTGGTGGCTGCCACGACCACGACGTCCTCCACGGCCACGGTGGAGGCCACGGAGGGCAGGATGAGCAGGGGAGCGGTGTCGAAGCCGAGCGTGCTGAGCTGGCTGCCCTGCATGACGGGCACGTTGCCGATGTCGACCCAGCGCAGGAGCGCCACCAGCAAGGCGGTGAGCCCTCCTCCGGTAAGACAGGCGAGGACGGTCATCTTCATGAGCTGCCAGTCCCGCAGTCGTGCGGCTGCCGTGGCCGGGAACCTGGTGAGCGGAGACACTCCCTGTGCCTGGCAGACCTCCAGCGCCAGCCAGGCGACCGTGCAACAGAACACGATGAGGGCCGCCTGCCGCTGGGGGACATGAAGGAAGGCCGCGTACATGGACACGACACCGCACACGACCGCCACGCCCCGCTGCATGAGGCGGCTGCGTGGTGATACCCGGCTCAGGGGGGTGCGGCCTATCACCCGCCACGACAGCCAGAAGAACACGACCATGCCGAGCACGAACTGACACTGCGGCACCCACCGCAGATCGTGCGCCGTCCACCGCACGCCGTACATCTCCGTAACGTTGATGACCCCCAGGACGAAGGGCCGGAAGCAGATGATGACCAGCAGTCCGATCACCTGCCCGTATACCTGGGCGGACGACGAGCTGGTGGACGGAGAATGAGCCCCGTCGCGAGGGAGACGGCCAGGAGCGAAGAGGTAGTCCGCAGCCGCTGTGCGCAGCCTCTTGCCGGGCCCGGAGGACGCCTTCATGCCGCTCCTCGCGTTGTGAAGGCGGCGAAACCGTCGGCGTCGTACACAGTCAGCGATGCCCACGGAGCTGTGCCGGAGCGGAACCGCGCGGTCTGCTGGGTCAGCTCGAACAGCAGGTCCAGCACGCGGCGGTCGGTCATTTCCTTCACCGTCGGCGCCACCCGGTGAACAGCCTGCGCGGTCTGCTCGGCCAAGTCCGGATGTCGTTGGATTTCGTCAAGCACGGTGAAGCGGTTGTGGGTCACTGATGGTCCTGTCCAGAAGTGATCGGTTGTGTCAGGTCGGCTTGTTTGGCCCTTCGCTCCCCGACCGCCGTCACGGCGCGGGGAGCGAAGGGTGCTGGTGTCCTGTCGGCGAGCGGGGAACCCCAATTCCCCGCTCGCCGACAGGGGCCCGCGCACGGCGATGCGACTGTCGCGGGGGTGCCGTGCGCGGGAGTTGTGTCATGCCACGGCCTGGACCGGTGGGACGGGCTGGTGTTCGCGCCGTCGGCCTCGTCGAGGGCTCGGAGGCGTGCCCGGATCAGCCCGTCGTGGAACACGCCCTCCGCCAGTTGGCGCCGGCGCTACAGGGGATGCCCGGCGAGCACCTCTACGTCGCCGCCAGAGAGCGCCCGCAGCGCCGCGTGCG is a window of Streptomyces sp. B21-083 DNA encoding:
- a CDS encoding UDP-N-acetylmuramoyl-tripeptide--D-alanyl-D-alanine ligase; amino-acid sequence: MHPMSLTSIAAVVGGRLADVLDRAAQVTQPAQFDSREAVPGALFIALKGEHTDGHDYVDAAIANGAVAALVTRPVGFPAIVVDDVLTAFGRLGRALLHDPLATAKVVAITGSAGKTSTKDFIAQVLPGTVVSTPQSFNNEIGLPLTITMGDKNTDYLVLEMGARHIGDIRDLTHIAPPDISVITNVGTAHVGEFGGRENIAQAKGEIVEALQPDGLAVLNADDDFVEAIRLRARGRVVTYGLSEEATVRAVDVTIDGQGRASYTLATPEGSARVQLQFVGDVQVPNSLAAAAVAREAGLSVQESAARLSEALPRSRWRMETTTRADGVTIVNDTYNANPHSMRHSLNALASMTGGRDQRSIAVLGRMNELGDDARTAHEEIGRHAAERDLDQIILVGGDEAGWMHDGVRGIGGKAVHLPDQDTALDLLRNTLRSGDVVLVKASRGVQLQQLADALLQPNTSGV
- a CDS encoding helix-turn-helix domain-containing protein; translation: MRAEELIGPERGTAPRAEADTSPEQAEPAWVQELKPLPLPYARRTRLEGDAAALFTKCVTRAYYRGGSIRDIAWRTTRSYGVVHTTLVEAKVTMRKRGGQRRPTDPTVA
- the murC gene encoding UDP-N-acetylmuramate--L-alanine ligase, with translation MAETAVPTINPDVSTGGAVDLSRAHFVGIGGVGMLPVAQVCAERGFTVSGSDVRASEGLKELARCGVTVHTGHAAGQVPADATAVVFTHAVGENNPEIVEARRRGIAVVHRSAALSALMAAGRVAVGVLGTHGKTSTAGMLAFLLGSMGQEPSYVVGGDLDVPGSGGYAGKGGIFVAEVDESDRSHIGVRMSVAVLTNIGHDHPENYAAQGDHVDAYEQCVRIGLDVHGTLVLSADDPGCRELASRLALRGDGPRTVTFGLSSSADWRLSEAASSGGRTTAVLCGPGGREFDLVLRVPGVHQLLNAAAAVATLHTLGQECDLAVEQLACFNGVQRRMTLSGEAAGVLVFDSYAHHPDEVSVDLAAARSVVEGDGRVIVVFQPSGQARLDAFGGAFAKALAGCDKVVLTDSPQGVSAGALETLAARINETGGRAWHVVPNRDQAMVSAADEARSGDVVVLMGTGDIVEQGPLLRAALDELAPAAA
- a CDS encoding D-alanine--D-alanine ligase family protein; the protein is MDITPLDADEIGMPVAVITGGWSRERDRALLSGKTVADALTDMGVKAHVIDLVDSGWGLVNGLGDAAKAFLAIAGRGAEDGRLQGLLETLSVPYTGSGVLASAIGMNKLHAKTLASAAGVCVPRGIRIDPTAAADDEAVRVSHLLGGLPVMIKPVSEGGSIGVQVATTVERLSLALEQLDVADGEMMAEVFHQGRSVSVGVLEDARGAVHVLPVLEARTPNGVYSYAAKRGTAACDYHWPARVSPITLADLEHQAVTAHRSLGCHSYSRHDFVVGDDGSAWWLEVNTLPGLSKGGNLARMATVGGISYELLLTHILRGADIDRRTRP
- a CDS encoding peptidase, which gives rise to MPPPCCTETPAPGLVHDPVEPVTQYASADLIGPIAYDGHDPAHDPAWQSTGAPSQNIYGRWCRHMCGMACLRMALLHRDGCAPGLFELLAGARHFGAYVRQDDGTVKGLIYRPFVEFVEDTYRLPATVHPELDLGGLAALLDEGYMVMASVSKEIRRPEHDPERRGGHLVLAIGHTEGQVVFRNPSGHTPQALAPVMSLDRFGDFFAGRGVSLDLRRTVRPPAARTSAVRPVASQSIT
- a CDS encoding threonine ammonia-lyase, which produces MSIHQILGAVENLRGIAVRTPVLTSAVLNELLGRTVWVKAENQQLTGSFKLRGAYNALALLDVEARRRGVVGASSGNHAAALALAARRLEVPVTVVVPEDLPRVKRQSIEALGARIVPYGRLSGRRDALVHEIAARGGLTIVPSANDEHVIAGAGTVGWEMLQELPDLTALVVPVGGGGLAAGTALAASAHNPGLRVFGVEPAAADDTRRSLSAGRRISIAPPRTIADGLGHTEPARIPFHINQRLLAGVVTVPEEAISEAMAHLWRLFRLVVEPSGAVAFAGLLHAVDRVPDGPIGVVVSGGNVDWNTYKTQVDTALTRWETLPHAAAVLH